The Pseudarthrobacter sp. NS4 genome includes a window with the following:
- the pdxS gene encoding pyridoxal 5'-phosphate synthase lyase subunit PdxS produces MSTPDVSSEAGSSANSVTGSSRVKRGMAEMLKGGVIMDVVNVEQARIAEDAGAVAVMALERVPADIRAQGGVSRMSDPDMIDQIIDAVSIPVMAKARIGHFVEAQVLQSLGVDYIDESEVLTPADYVNHIDKWNFTVPFVCGATNLGEALRRINEGAAMIRSKGEAGTGDVSNATGHMRQIRSEIAKLAALPEDELYVAAKELQAPYELVKEVAAAGKLPVVLFTAGGIATPSDAAMMMQLGADGVFVGSGIFKSGNPAQRAAAVVKATTFFDDPDVIAKASRGLGEAMVGINVDEIPQPHRLAERGW; encoded by the coding sequence GTGTCTACACCTGATGTAAGCAGCGAAGCCGGTTCGTCCGCGAACAGCGTCACGGGCAGCAGCCGCGTGAAGCGGGGCATGGCTGAGATGCTCAAGGGCGGCGTCATCATGGACGTCGTCAACGTCGAACAGGCCCGCATCGCCGAAGATGCCGGTGCTGTGGCTGTCATGGCGCTGGAACGCGTTCCGGCCGATATCCGTGCCCAGGGCGGCGTGTCCCGGATGTCCGATCCGGACATGATCGACCAGATCATCGACGCCGTCTCCATTCCGGTCATGGCCAAGGCCAGGATCGGCCACTTCGTCGAAGCCCAGGTGCTGCAGTCCCTGGGCGTGGACTACATTGACGAGTCCGAGGTCCTGACCCCGGCCGACTACGTCAACCACATCGACAAGTGGAACTTCACCGTTCCCTTCGTCTGCGGTGCCACCAACCTCGGGGAGGCCCTGCGCCGCATCAACGAGGGCGCGGCGATGATCCGCTCCAAGGGCGAGGCCGGCACCGGTGACGTCTCCAACGCCACCGGGCACATGCGCCAGATCCGCTCCGAGATCGCCAAGCTCGCAGCCCTGCCCGAGGACGAGCTCTATGTTGCGGCCAAGGAACTGCAGGCCCCGTACGAGCTGGTCAAGGAAGTTGCCGCTGCCGGCAAGCTCCCCGTGGTGCTGTTCACCGCCGGCGGCATCGCCACCCCGTCCGACGCTGCCATGATGATGCAGCTCGGTGCGGACGGCGTGTTCGTCGGTTCCGGCATCTTCAAGTCCGGCAACCCCGCGCAGCGCGCGGCCGCCGTCGTGAAGGCCACCACCTTCTTTGACGATCCCGATGTCATCGCCAAGGCCTCCCGCGGCCTGGGTGAAGCCATGGTGGGCATCAACGTCGACGAGATCCCGCAGCCGCACCGCCTTGCCGAGCGCGGCTGGTAA
- a CDS encoding HIT family protein: MQENTGAGYPGDAGVTDDFDLAGVPDAFQRLWTPHRMAYIKGGQHQFKNENDCPFCVGPGRTDEEALIVHRGKTCYVVLNLFPYNPGHLLVCPYRHVPDYTDLTLEETAEFAELTQTAMRVLRKVANPGGFNLGMNQGVVGGAGIAAHLHQHIVPRWGGDGNFFPIIAQTKAITQTLDEVRQQVADAWPGETDAE, encoded by the coding sequence GTGCAGGAGAACACAGGCGCCGGTTATCCCGGTGATGCGGGCGTTACCGACGACTTTGACCTCGCCGGTGTCCCGGACGCTTTCCAGCGCCTGTGGACTCCGCACCGCATGGCCTACATCAAGGGCGGGCAGCACCAGTTCAAGAATGAAAATGACTGCCCTTTCTGCGTGGGGCCGGGCCGGACGGACGAGGAAGCACTGATCGTCCACCGCGGTAAGACGTGTTACGTGGTGCTGAACCTCTTTCCCTACAACCCGGGACACCTGCTGGTGTGCCCATACCGGCACGTTCCCGACTACACGGACCTGACCCTTGAGGAAACCGCGGAGTTCGCCGAACTGACGCAAACGGCCATGCGTGTCCTGCGGAAAGTGGCGAACCCGGGCGGGTTCAACCTCGGAATGAACCAGGGCGTGGTGGGCGGCGCGGGTATCGCCGCCCACCTGCACCAGCACATTGTTCCGCGCTGGGGTGGGGACGGGAACTTCTTCCCCATCATTGCCCAGACCAAGGCCATCACCCAGACCCTCGATGAGGTCCGCCAGCAAGTGGCCGACGCCTGGCCCGGGGAGACGGATGCTGAATAG
- a CDS encoding Mur ligase family protein, producing MFSFSVPLGKLVRRASRLRGGGSALPGLVVEKIDPGFMRRTLSTLPHGVAVVSGTNGKTTTTKMVVELLESQGLRVFTNRTGSNFTRGVAAALLGEVDWRGRLDADIAVLELDEAHAVHFVNSVPPRYCLLLNVLRDQLDRFGEIDKTAQLLQQIAAKTTGTVVLNREDPRVARIADTLTGQEVRYFGLDDSLLGTFPNDDDMRASPGSPALAGLPEKPSADVVLREVGADSAVFEYDGATVTTAMKLRGVYNIFNAAAALTLARSICGGGAADANHETLLEALSQVAPAFGRGESLTVDGQPLDLVLVKNPSGFRLGLKSFPAGGYATMIAINDNYADGRDMSWLWDVDFDSLREEGVDQLTGSRAYDMALRLQYDDVRIGAVQTEIAPALAAFIREAQGKPKRIFCTYTAMLAIRRELSKITTVEVVS from the coding sequence ATGTTCTCCTTCAGTGTTCCGCTCGGCAAGCTTGTCCGTCGGGCGTCCCGGCTCCGGGGCGGCGGTTCCGCCCTGCCGGGCCTCGTGGTCGAAAAGATCGACCCCGGCTTCATGCGGCGGACGCTCAGCACCCTCCCCCACGGCGTTGCGGTGGTCAGTGGCACCAACGGCAAAACCACCACCACCAAAATGGTGGTGGAATTACTGGAGAGCCAGGGGCTCAGGGTCTTCACCAACCGCACCGGCAGCAACTTCACGCGCGGCGTCGCCGCCGCCCTGCTGGGCGAGGTGGACTGGCGGGGCAGGCTTGATGCCGATATCGCCGTCCTGGAGCTTGATGAGGCCCATGCCGTCCACTTCGTCAACAGCGTGCCGCCCCGTTACTGCCTCCTGCTGAACGTCCTCCGCGACCAGCTGGACCGGTTTGGTGAGATCGATAAGACGGCCCAGCTGCTCCAGCAGATCGCCGCCAAGACCACCGGGACGGTTGTGCTCAACCGTGAAGACCCCCGCGTGGCAAGGATTGCCGACACCCTCACCGGCCAGGAAGTCAGGTACTTCGGCCTCGACGATTCGCTGCTGGGCACCTTCCCCAACGACGACGACATGCGCGCGTCGCCTGGCAGCCCCGCGCTGGCGGGCCTGCCGGAAAAGCCGTCAGCCGACGTCGTGCTCCGCGAGGTGGGCGCGGACAGCGCCGTCTTTGAGTACGACGGCGCCACGGTCACCACGGCGATGAAGCTCCGGGGTGTGTACAACATTTTCAACGCAGCAGCGGCGCTGACACTTGCACGGAGCATTTGCGGCGGGGGTGCCGCCGATGCCAACCACGAGACGCTGCTGGAAGCGCTGTCGCAGGTTGCGCCGGCGTTCGGCCGCGGCGAAAGCCTTACCGTGGACGGCCAACCCCTGGACCTGGTGCTGGTCAAGAACCCCAGCGGCTTCAGGCTGGGGCTGAAGTCCTTCCCCGCGGGCGGCTACGCCACCATGATCGCCATCAATGACAACTATGCGGACGGCCGGGACATGTCCTGGCTGTGGGACGTGGACTTCGACTCCCTCCGCGAAGAGGGCGTGGACCAGCTCACCGGATCCCGCGCCTACGACATGGCGCTGCGGCTGCAATACGACGACGTCCGCATCGGGGCTGTACAAACCGAGATTGCCCCCGCCCTCGCGGCCTTCATCCGGGAAGCCCAGGGCAAGCCCAAACGCATTTTCTGCACCTACACCGCCATGCTCGCAATCCGCCGCGAACTGTCCAAAATTACTACTGTGGAGGTTGTCTCGTGA
- a CDS encoding type 1 glutamine amidotransferase, which produces MNIYGDWGNALVLQRRIAWHGYTAELLEYNVGDPFPDHVDILLGGGGQDSGQLVIQDDLQERAGVLKDLAEDGAPMLVICGLYQLFGRFFKTRTGAVIPGISVLDVETQGTDERLIGNVKVSTPEFGDVLGYENHSGQTTLGNGVRPLGTVAKGTGNNSNDGHEGARYRNIVASYLHGSLLPKNPAIADFLIRTAAERKFGTFEPGHPDDRFAELAREHAARRPR; this is translated from the coding sequence ATGAACATCTATGGTGACTGGGGCAACGCACTGGTCCTGCAGCGGCGCATCGCCTGGCACGGCTACACGGCCGAACTGCTCGAGTACAACGTGGGGGATCCTTTCCCCGACCACGTTGACATCCTTTTGGGCGGCGGCGGCCAGGACAGCGGACAGCTGGTCATCCAGGACGACCTTCAGGAACGGGCAGGCGTGCTCAAGGACCTGGCAGAGGACGGCGCTCCCATGCTGGTCATCTGCGGGCTCTATCAGCTCTTCGGACGCTTTTTCAAAACCCGAACCGGTGCCGTGATTCCCGGAATCAGCGTCCTAGACGTCGAAACCCAAGGCACAGACGAACGCCTGATCGGCAACGTCAAGGTATCGACGCCCGAGTTCGGCGATGTCCTTGGCTACGAGAACCACAGCGGCCAGACCACCCTGGGCAACGGCGTCCGCCCATTGGGTACCGTTGCCAAGGGGACGGGCAACAACAGCAACGACGGGCATGAAGGTGCCCGCTACCGCAACATTGTGGCCAGCTACCTGCACGGTTCGCTGCTGCCGAAGAACCCTGCCATTGCAGACTTCCTGATCCGGACTGCAGCCGAACGGAAGTTTGGGACGTTCGAGCCGGGCCACCCGGACGACCGGTTCGCGGAACTGGCCAGGGAACACGCGGCACGCCGCCCCCGCTGA
- a CDS encoding CapA family protein, with amino-acid sequence MAVMGTVAGKAAGRFGASVLAMSLAGALCMTGALAGCGLLAEQNGNPSGPAGSAAAPSVPGTGTGPSPVSTPVPTPSPTPTPGKGPDCPVLRCTSVLVTGDMLVHDELWQQAEQDAAAAGKPGLDFVPLLEGQRRYINNSDLAICHQETPVAGPEGPFSSYPSFNVPPQIITASKEVGYTACTTASNHTIDRGTDGLLRTLDALDEAGLKHTGSYRTETESQGILILQTAAAKVALIQATYGLNGLVAEYPWQVDMLDAPTMIAKAEKARALGADIVLGGIHAGDEYASEPNAQQRDVAHALVDSGQFNMVYGHHTHSVLPIENYKGTWIVYGLGNGVTELSPGFVVNNEGLLVRAQFGQDETGKWTATDLAWAPSVMVRDPYRWCSVASDAPQGPCAGPEADAATRQRTLAVVESMGAAAAGAHELLITGEP; translated from the coding sequence ATGGCGGTTATGGGGACCGTAGCCGGCAAGGCGGCGGGGCGCTTTGGCGCCAGCGTCTTGGCGATGTCATTGGCCGGAGCATTGTGCATGACCGGTGCGCTGGCGGGTTGCGGCCTGCTTGCTGAACAGAATGGGAATCCGTCGGGACCTGCGGGTTCCGCAGCCGCCCCATCGGTTCCAGGGACGGGGACAGGACCGAGTCCGGTATCTACCCCTGTTCCCACACCAAGCCCCACTCCCACACCTGGCAAGGGTCCCGATTGCCCGGTACTTCGCTGCACATCAGTCCTGGTCACCGGCGACATGCTGGTTCACGACGAGCTCTGGCAGCAGGCGGAGCAGGACGCCGCTGCCGCCGGAAAACCGGGCCTGGACTTCGTACCCCTGCTGGAGGGCCAGCGCCGCTACATCAACAACAGCGACCTTGCCATCTGCCACCAGGAAACACCGGTGGCAGGACCGGAAGGGCCCTTCTCCTCCTATCCGTCCTTCAACGTTCCGCCCCAGATCATTACGGCCTCCAAGGAGGTGGGCTACACGGCGTGCACGACGGCCAGCAACCACACCATCGACAGGGGCACCGACGGCCTGCTGCGGACCCTCGACGCGCTGGACGAAGCAGGCCTCAAGCACACCGGCTCCTACCGCACCGAAACGGAGTCCCAGGGAATTCTGATCCTGCAGACAGCGGCGGCCAAGGTCGCCCTGATCCAGGCCACCTACGGGCTGAACGGACTCGTGGCGGAATATCCCTGGCAGGTGGACATGCTGGACGCGCCAACCATGATCGCCAAGGCAGAGAAGGCCCGGGCGCTGGGTGCGGATATCGTCCTGGGAGGCATCCACGCGGGTGATGAATACGCGAGCGAGCCAAATGCCCAGCAGCGGGACGTGGCGCACGCCCTGGTGGACAGCGGGCAGTTCAACATGGTCTACGGGCACCACACCCACTCGGTCCTGCCCATCGAGAACTATAAGGGCACGTGGATCGTGTACGGCCTGGGCAACGGTGTCACCGAGCTCTCACCCGGGTTTGTCGTCAACAATGAAGGCCTCCTGGTCCGTGCCCAGTTCGGCCAGGATGAGACCGGAAAGTGGACCGCCACCGACCTCGCCTGGGCGCCGTCGGTGATGGTCCGTGACCCCTACCGGTGGTGTTCCGTGGCCTCGGACGCGCCGCAAGGGCCTTGTGCCGGACCCGAAGCCGACGCAGCAACGCGGCAGCGCACGTTGGCCGTCGTGGAGTCGATGGGTGCCGCGGCCGCCGGGGCGCACGAACTCCTCATCACCGGCGAACCCTGA
- the pdxT gene encoding pyridoxal 5'-phosphate synthase glutaminase subunit PdxT: MTNSLSAASTRVGSGLRIGVLALQGDFREHLRAAEATGAEGVSIRRPKELDGLDGLIIPGGESTAIDKLARAFEIAEPLRERIAEGLPVFGSCAGMILLASDIADPATDLAGAPQQTFGGLDITVRRNAFGRQRESFETDLDFKGLDFSATDTGVAPVHAVFIRGPWVERVGPDVEVLAQVEPADPEHASHAAPLPGAARIVAVRSGQLLATSFHPEVTGEKRVHELFIRMIRGEA, encoded by the coding sequence ATGACAAATTCCCTTTCTGCTGCTTCGACGCGCGTCGGCTCAGGCCTGCGGATCGGCGTGCTGGCGCTCCAGGGCGATTTCCGTGAGCACCTTCGGGCAGCGGAGGCGACGGGCGCCGAAGGCGTCAGCATCCGCCGCCCCAAGGAACTGGACGGCCTGGACGGGCTGATCATTCCCGGCGGCGAATCAACAGCGATTGACAAGCTGGCCCGGGCGTTCGAAATAGCGGAACCGCTGCGGGAGCGCATTGCCGAGGGGCTGCCCGTCTTTGGCTCCTGTGCCGGCATGATCCTGCTGGCCTCGGACATCGCCGATCCGGCGACGGATCTGGCCGGCGCGCCGCAGCAGACGTTCGGCGGGCTGGACATCACCGTCCGGCGAAACGCCTTTGGCCGCCAGCGGGAGTCCTTCGAAACGGACCTCGACTTCAAGGGACTGGACTTCAGCGCCACGGATACAGGCGTGGCTCCCGTGCACGCCGTCTTCATCCGCGGCCCGTGGGTGGAGCGCGTCGGCCCGGATGTGGAGGTCCTGGCCCAGGTGGAACCGGCGGACCCGGAGCACGCGTCCCACGCGGCCCCGCTGCCGGGGGCGGCTAGAATTGTCGCAGTGCGTTCCGGCCAGTTGCTGGCCACCTCCTTCCATCCGGAAGTGACCGGGGAAAAACGCGTACACGAACTTTTTATCCGCATGATCAGAGGAGAAGCGTAA
- a CDS encoding YebC/PmpR family DNA-binding transcriptional regulator, protein MSGHSKWATTKHKKAIIDSRRAKSFAKLIKNIEVAARMGGPDLAGNPGLELAVTKAKKTSVPNDNIDRAIKRGAGLTGEVVDYTEIMYEARGPQGSALLIECLTDNKNRAASEVRLAISRNGGTIADPGSVSYLFTRKGVVNLPKNGLSEDDVLMAVLDAGAEEVKDNGDAFEIHSEPGDLPAIREALKEAGIEYDTDEVEFVPSMQVELDVDGARKFLKLADALEELDDVQNVYSNADLSDDVQAALESE, encoded by the coding sequence ATGTCAGGCCACTCCAAATGGGCGACGACCAAGCACAAGAAGGCGATCATTGACAGCCGCCGCGCAAAGTCGTTCGCCAAGCTGATCAAGAACATCGAAGTTGCGGCACGGATGGGCGGACCTGACCTTGCCGGCAACCCCGGCCTCGAACTGGCAGTCACCAAGGCCAAGAAGACCTCGGTCCCGAACGACAACATCGACCGTGCCATCAAGCGCGGCGCCGGCCTCACCGGCGAAGTGGTGGACTACACGGAGATCATGTATGAAGCGCGCGGCCCCCAGGGTTCCGCACTGCTGATCGAGTGCCTGACGGACAACAAGAACCGCGCCGCGTCGGAGGTCCGCCTGGCCATCTCCCGGAACGGCGGCACCATCGCTGACCCCGGCTCGGTCAGCTACCTGTTCACCCGCAAGGGCGTGGTGAACCTGCCGAAGAACGGCCTCAGCGAGGATGACGTCCTGATGGCAGTGCTGGATGCCGGTGCCGAGGAAGTGAAGGACAACGGGGACGCCTTCGAGATCCATTCCGAGCCCGGTGACCTGCCCGCCATCCGCGAGGCCCTGAAGGAAGCCGGCATCGAGTACGACACCGATGAAGTGGAGTTCGTTCCCTCCATGCAGGTGGAGTTGGACGTTGACGGCGCCCGGAAGTTCCTCAAGCTTGCCGATGCCCTTGAGGAACTCGACGACGTCCAGAACGTCTACAGCAACGCCGACCTCAGCGACGACGTCCAGGCCGCCCTGGAATCCGAGTGA
- the pgsA gene encoding phosphatidylinositol phosphate synthase, protein MLNRHARGFFTALFTPLARWLLKIGVSPDAVTIIGTAGVVVGALVFYPLGHLWWGTLFITAFIFSDVLDGIMARMQDVKSRWGNFLDSTLDRIADGALFAGLAVWFFTGGANTPIAVSAMVCLVLGMVVSYARAKAESLGFTANIGIAERAERLVSVLVVTGFTGLGLPQVVLLVTLVLLALASLITVVQRVVFVHRQAQAEPSPAD, encoded by the coding sequence ATGCTGAATAGGCACGCACGCGGATTTTTCACCGCGCTGTTTACCCCGCTTGCCCGCTGGCTCCTGAAGATAGGTGTTTCGCCCGATGCGGTCACCATTATCGGTACCGCCGGTGTAGTGGTCGGAGCCCTGGTTTTCTATCCACTGGGCCACCTGTGGTGGGGAACGCTGTTCATCACGGCGTTCATCTTCTCCGACGTCCTGGACGGCATCATGGCCAGGATGCAGGACGTGAAAAGCCGGTGGGGAAACTTCCTTGACTCCACCCTCGACCGGATCGCGGACGGCGCGCTCTTCGCCGGGCTGGCCGTGTGGTTCTTCACCGGTGGCGCCAACACGCCCATTGCCGTCTCCGCAATGGTCTGCCTTGTCCTTGGCATGGTGGTCTCCTACGCCAGGGCCAAGGCCGAGTCGCTCGGGTTCACGGCCAACATTGGGATCGCCGAGCGGGCCGAACGCCTTGTCTCGGTCCTGGTGGTCACCGGGTTTACCGGCCTGGGCCTGCCCCAGGTGGTGCTCCTGGTGACCCTGGTCCTGCTTGCCCTGGCCAGCCTTATCACTGTGGTCCAGCGCGTGGTTTTCGTGCACCGGCAGGCCCAGGCGGAACCAAGCCCGGCGGATTAA
- a CDS encoding M3 family metallopeptidase, whose protein sequence is MTNPLLVPSALPYGLPPFTDISASHYAEAIEAGLAEHLAEIQAIVDNAEPADFDNTVEAMERSGRLLERAAASFFTLVSADASDQIRDLETGFSPRFSAHQDEIFLNHALFERFAAVDAADCDAESARLVEEYLKEFRQSGIQLDGPGQERLKAINAELARLGTEFGQRVKEGMKSGALLLDSAEELAGLPADDVASAAEAARAAGHDGKFLLTLVQPGNQPALAGLENREVRRRLYEASVARGSGGGSLDVLEVARSMAGLRAEKASLLGFANYAELVVDRQTAPDFGSVQNMLSRMAPAAVRNADAEAAALAAVAGHPLEPWDWAYYSARVRREKYDVDEQALRPYFELDQVLTDGVFFAATSLYGVTFHERTDLVGYHPDVRIWEVRNEDGSGLGLFLGDYYSRESKRGGAWMNSLVEQSALLGTRPVAINNLNISKPPAGEPTLLTLDELRTTFHEFGHALHGLFSNVTYPRFSGTSVPRDFVEYPSQVNEMWIMWPEVLSNYARHYATGEPLPLDLVGRLNESRLWGEGFATTEYLGAALLDLAWHVLDRGDVPEDALEFEAKALADAGIAHPLIPPRYRTGYFQHIFAGAGYAAGYYSYIWSEVLDAETVDWFTENGGLTRANGERFRRELLARGNSRDPLESFRTLRGREARLEPLLKRRGLD, encoded by the coding sequence ATGACGAACCCGCTCCTGGTCCCCAGTGCCCTGCCCTACGGACTCCCGCCGTTTACCGACATTTCGGCGTCCCACTATGCGGAGGCCATCGAAGCCGGGCTGGCCGAACACCTGGCTGAAATCCAGGCGATCGTGGACAACGCGGAGCCGGCGGATTTTGATAACACAGTGGAGGCGATGGAGCGCTCCGGCCGGCTGCTGGAGCGCGCGGCAGCCTCGTTCTTCACGCTGGTCTCGGCAGATGCTTCGGACCAGATCCGCGACCTCGAGACCGGGTTCTCGCCCCGGTTCTCCGCGCACCAGGACGAGATTTTCCTGAACCATGCCCTGTTCGAGCGGTTTGCAGCCGTTGACGCCGCGGACTGCGATGCGGAATCAGCCCGCCTGGTGGAGGAGTATCTGAAAGAGTTCCGGCAGTCCGGTATCCAGCTGGACGGACCCGGACAGGAGAGGCTCAAGGCGATCAACGCGGAGCTTGCCCGCCTCGGCACCGAATTCGGCCAGCGGGTCAAGGAAGGCATGAAGTCCGGGGCACTGCTGCTGGACAGTGCCGAAGAGCTCGCGGGCCTGCCGGCGGATGACGTGGCCAGCGCCGCCGAAGCCGCACGGGCGGCCGGGCACGACGGCAAGTTTCTGCTCACCCTGGTCCAGCCCGGCAACCAGCCTGCCCTCGCCGGCCTCGAGAACCGGGAGGTCCGCCGTCGCCTTTATGAAGCTTCCGTGGCACGCGGCAGCGGCGGGGGAAGCCTTGATGTGCTTGAGGTTGCAAGGTCGATGGCCGGACTGCGCGCGGAGAAGGCCTCCCTGCTGGGCTTCGCCAACTATGCCGAGCTGGTGGTGGACCGGCAGACCGCTCCGGATTTCGGGTCCGTCCAGAACATGCTCAGCAGGATGGCCCCGGCCGCAGTCCGGAACGCCGACGCCGAGGCGGCTGCCCTGGCTGCCGTGGCCGGCCACCCGCTGGAGCCCTGGGACTGGGCCTACTATTCGGCCAGGGTCCGCCGGGAAAAGTATGACGTGGACGAGCAGGCGCTCCGTCCGTACTTCGAGCTGGACCAGGTCCTGACGGATGGTGTGTTCTTTGCCGCTACTTCCTTGTACGGCGTCACATTCCATGAGCGGACGGACCTGGTTGGCTACCACCCGGACGTGCGGATCTGGGAGGTCCGCAATGAGGACGGCAGCGGGCTGGGCCTCTTCCTGGGCGACTACTACAGCCGTGAGTCAAAGCGCGGCGGGGCATGGATGAATTCGCTCGTTGAGCAGTCAGCCCTGCTGGGGACCCGGCCCGTGGCCATCAACAACCTGAACATCTCCAAGCCGCCCGCCGGCGAACCGACGCTGCTGACCCTGGACGAACTCCGCACCACCTTCCACGAGTTTGGACACGCCCTGCACGGCCTCTTCTCCAACGTCACGTATCCGAGGTTCTCCGGCACGTCCGTTCCCCGCGACTTTGTGGAGTACCCGTCCCAGGTAAATGAGATGTGGATCATGTGGCCGGAGGTGCTGTCCAACTATGCACGGCATTACGCCACGGGCGAGCCGCTCCCCCTGGATCTCGTGGGGCGGCTTAACGAATCCCGGCTGTGGGGTGAGGGTTTTGCCACCACCGAGTACCTGGGCGCCGCGCTGCTGGACCTGGCATGGCATGTGCTGGACCGTGGCGACGTCCCGGAGGACGCGCTGGAGTTCGAGGCAAAAGCCCTCGCCGACGCAGGGATAGCCCATCCCCTGATCCCGCCGCGGTACCGGACCGGCTACTTCCAGCACATTTTTGCCGGTGCCGGGTACGCTGCGGGCTACTACTCGTACATCTGGAGCGAAGTGCTGGACGCCGAAACCGTGGATTGGTTCACGGAGAACGGCGGCCTCACGCGCGCCAACGGTGAACGGTTCCGGCGCGAACTGCTCGCCCGCGGGAACAGCCGTGACCCGCTGGAGTCCTTCCGCACCCTCCGGGGACGCGAAGCACGGCTGGAACCCCTTCTGAAGCGCCGCGGCCTCGACTAA